Proteins from a single region of Salipiger sp. H15:
- a CDS encoding calcium-binding protein, with protein sequence MTVYAVTLENWNDPAFWASVSESSAGHTLDFSALPEGFDLEFDQDNLVLFINHEGGSYLVGDTTAPDVFDARLGAGSDWSYFNILAGGAGDDTLGGGDAADTISGGAGDDRLLGYGGDDVMEGGAGNDTVYAGAGNDTVIGGDGDDSITGNEGDDWLEGGAGSDSLYGQEGDDYVTGGDGDDTLEGNEGNDTLIGGAGNDWMRGSYANDELWGGTGDDYYWGGWGDDTFHIENDFGNDTVDAEGVDEVLGDTLDLSAVTDALWIDLGDINPENGSVTDGTGTLVFDEVEHIILGSGVDTLVLSDGGGLDAVQGFAAPTDLGGGAYAGNDLLDVSGLTDAEGNPVDVGDVTVSDTVGDGSGDAVLSFPGGVALTLVGVLSSEVSSAAQLEALGIPAAETTDPETPVDPTDPVDPIDPTDPVDPVDPVDPTDPTDPTDPVVISGDLPQIDGAFEFEASIRFDDLSAARGQKVFEFGGAGEDRITFGQLGPSTAVVFEIVQDGTTWFIVAEDAITEGETATWTVGVDETGLMYVEKDGVQVAEGDGVVPTDSERLVNVLGGSGETALVGAISDVSVWQESGTWVLEGSDEDGGDGTETGGETDPTDPTDPVDPTDPTDPTDPMDPADPTDPETDPDSSGELPQIDGAFEFEATLRFDDITGARDQRVFEFGGSGEDRITFGQLGPSNAVLFEIVQDGVTALIVAEDAITEGETATWTVGVDSSGFMYIEKDGVQVAEGDGIVPTDSERLVNLLGGSGSATLQGEMSDVSLVQGGEIWTPEDGLQPYEPAEDEEHAGGADPVLPELTDDSLPQIGGAFEFEAELRFDDLTDARGQQVFEFGGAGEDRIAFGQLGPSNAVVFSVSQDGFTHYIVAEDALIEGETATWTVGVDETGFMYVEKDGVQVAEGDGVVPNGSERLTNLLGGSGDSALHGEIGGVSISQDGSLWWLDDAGGTHLELEGTEEAELLEGGDGDDTLWGGGGDDTLTGGAGNDTFGVSAAQGNVTITDFAGDDRIDLSALDQWADGEALMAALTQEDGTASLSFDIEGEAQTLLIHSDEELEQDDFLL encoded by the coding sequence ATGACGGTCTATGCGGTGACGCTTGAGAACTGGAACGACCCGGCCTTCTGGGCCTCGGTCTCCGAAAGCTCGGCGGGTCACACGCTCGATTTCTCGGCGCTGCCCGAGGGGTTCGACCTCGAGTTCGACCAGGACAACCTCGTGCTCTTCATCAACCACGAGGGCGGCAGCTACCTCGTCGGCGACACCACGGCGCCCGACGTCTTCGACGCGCGGCTCGGCGCGGGCAGCGACTGGAGCTATTTCAACATCCTCGCCGGCGGCGCGGGCGACGACACGCTGGGCGGCGGCGACGCGGCGGACACGATCAGCGGCGGCGCGGGCGACGACCGGCTTCTCGGCTACGGCGGGGATGACGTGATGGAGGGCGGCGCGGGCAACGACACCGTCTACGCGGGCGCGGGCAACGACACGGTGATCGGCGGCGACGGCGACGATTCCATCACCGGCAACGAGGGCGACGACTGGCTGGAGGGCGGCGCGGGCAGCGACTCGCTCTACGGCCAGGAAGGCGACGACTACGTCACCGGCGGTGACGGCGACGACACGCTCGAGGGCAACGAGGGCAACGACACGCTCATCGGCGGTGCCGGCAACGACTGGATGCGCGGCTCCTATGCCAATGACGAGCTCTGGGGCGGCACCGGCGACGACTATTACTGGGGCGGCTGGGGCGACGACACCTTCCACATCGAGAACGATTTCGGCAACGACACGGTGGATGCCGAGGGCGTCGACGAGGTGCTGGGCGACACGCTCGACCTTTCGGCGGTGACCGACGCGCTGTGGATCGACCTTGGCGACATCAACCCCGAGAACGGCAGTGTCACCGACGGTACCGGCACGCTGGTCTTCGACGAGGTCGAGCACATCATCCTCGGCTCGGGTGTCGACACGCTCGTGCTGTCGGATGGCGGCGGGCTCGACGCGGTGCAGGGCTTCGCGGCGCCGACCGACCTGGGCGGAGGCGCCTACGCGGGCAACGACCTGCTGGACGTCTCGGGCCTGACCGACGCCGAGGGCAACCCGGTCGACGTGGGCGACGTGACGGTGAGCGACACGGTCGGCGACGGCAGCGGCGACGCGGTGCTGAGCTTCCCCGGCGGCGTCGCGCTGACGCTGGTCGGCGTGCTCTCCTCCGAGGTGTCCTCGGCGGCGCAGCTCGAGGCCCTGGGCATCCCGGCGGCCGAGACCACCGATCCCGAGACGCCGGTCGATCCCACCGACCCGGTCGACCCTATCGATCCGACGGACCCGGTGGATCCCGTCGATCCGGTCGACCCGACCGATCCCACGGATCCCACGGACCCGGTGGTGATCTCGGGCGACCTGCCGCAGATCGACGGCGCTTTCGAGTTCGAGGCCAGCATCCGCTTCGACGACCTCTCGGCGGCGCGCGGCCAGAAGGTCTTCGAGTTCGGCGGCGCGGGCGAGGACCGGATCACCTTCGGCCAGCTCGGGCCGAGCACGGCCGTGGTCTTCGAGATCGTGCAGGACGGGACGACCTGGTTCATCGTCGCCGAGGACGCGATCACCGAGGGCGAGACGGCGACCTGGACCGTCGGCGTCGACGAGACCGGCCTCATGTACGTCGAGAAGGACGGGGTGCAGGTCGCCGAGGGCGACGGCGTCGTGCCGACCGACAGCGAGCGGCTGGTCAACGTGCTCGGCGGCTCCGGCGAGACGGCGCTGGTCGGCGCGATCTCGGACGTGTCGGTCTGGCAGGAGAGCGGCACCTGGGTGCTGGAGGGCTCTGACGAGGACGGAGGGGACGGCACGGAGACCGGCGGGGAGACCGACCCGACCGACCCCACGGATCCGGTTGACCCCACGGACCCCACGGACCCCACCGATCCCATGGACCCGGCCGATCCGACCGATCCCGAGACCGATCCCGACAGCTCGGGCGAGCTCCCGCAGATCGACGGCGCCTTCGAATTCGAGGCCACGTTGCGCTTCGACGACATCACCGGGGCGCGCGACCAGCGGGTCTTCGAGTTCGGCGGCAGCGGCGAGGACCGGATCACCTTCGGCCAGCTCGGGCCCAGCAACGCGGTGCTCTTCGAGATCGTGCAGGACGGGGTCACCGCGCTCATCGTCGCCGAGGATGCGATCACCGAGGGCGAGACCGCGACCTGGACCGTGGGGGTCGACAGCTCGGGCTTCATGTACATCGAGAAGGACGGGGTGCAGGTCGCCGAGGGCGACGGCATCGTGCCCACGGACAGCGAGCGGCTGGTCAACCTGCTCGGCGGGTCGGGCTCGGCCACGCTGCAGGGCGAGATGAGCGACGTCAGCCTCGTGCAAGGGGGCGAAATCTGGACGCCCGAGGACGGGCTCCAGCCCTACGAGCCCGCCGAGGACGAGGAGCACGCGGGCGGCGCCGATCCGGTGCTTCCCGAGCTGACCGACGACAGCCTGCCGCAGATCGGCGGGGCCTTCGAATTCGAGGCGGAGCTTCGCTTCGACGACCTGACCGACGCGCGCGGCCAGCAGGTCTTCGAGTTCGGCGGGGCGGGCGAGGACCGCATCGCCTTCGGCCAGCTCGGCCCGAGCAATGCCGTGGTCTTCTCGGTCAGCCAGGACGGCTTCACCCATTACATCGTCGCCGAGGATGCGCTGATCGAGGGCGAGACCGCGACCTGGACCGTGGGCGTGGACGAGACCGGCTTCATGTATGTCGAGAAGGATGGCGTGCAGGTCGCCGAGGGCGACGGCGTGGTCCCGAACGGCAGCGAGCGGCTGACCAACCTTCTCGGCGGCAGCGGCGACAGCGCGCTGCACGGCGAGATCGGCGGCGTCAGCATCAGCCAGGACGGCAGCCTCTGGTGGCTCGACGACGCGGGCGGAACCCATCTCGAGCTCGAGGGCACCGAGGAGGCCGAGCTGCTCGAGGGCGGCGACGGCGACGACACGCTCTGGGGCGGTGGCGGGGATGACACGCTGACCGGCGGCGCGGGGAACGACACCTTCGGCGTGAGCGCGGCGCAGGGCAATGTCACCATCACCGATTTCGCCGGCGACGACCGGATCGACCTTTCGGCGCTCGATCAGTGGGCGGACGGCGAGGCGCTGATGGCGGCGCTGACTCAGGAGGACGGCACGGCGAGCCTCAGCTTCGACATCGAGGGCGAGGCGCAGACGCTGCTGATCCACTCCGACGAGGAACTCGAGCAGGACGACTTCCTGCTCTGA
- a CDS encoding 16S rRNA (uracil(1498)-N(3))-methyltransferase → MNAKVRLYVDHPLGAGQPVALEREQAHYLFSVMRLPVGAPVALFNGRDGEWLAEVSDAGKKGGTLTCMEQTRPQGTPPDLWLLFAPIKKARTDFIVEKAVELGVRRIVPVQTAFTNSERIRQDRLQAHAVEAAEQCGATFVPEVADLQRLDRMLADWDGRRLLFCDESAVGGGTDYAAALTGDPAPWAVLIGPEGGFSEPERKKLHGMEQATAIALGPRILRADTAAVAALTLWQAHCGDWR, encoded by the coding sequence ATGAATGCCAAGGTACGCCTGTATGTAGATCACCCGCTGGGCGCGGGACAACCGGTCGCTCTCGAGCGGGAGCAGGCCCACTATCTCTTTTCCGTGATGCGCCTGCCGGTGGGGGCGCCCGTCGCGCTCTTCAACGGCCGCGACGGCGAGTGGCTGGCCGAGGTTTCTGACGCCGGCAAGAAGGGCGGCACGCTCACCTGCATGGAGCAGACCCGCCCGCAGGGCACGCCGCCGGACCTCTGGCTGCTCTTCGCGCCGATCAAGAAGGCGCGCACCGATTTCATCGTCGAAAAGGCGGTGGAGCTGGGCGTGCGGCGCATCGTGCCGGTGCAGACCGCCTTCACCAATTCCGAGCGCATCCGGCAGGACCGGCTGCAGGCCCACGCGGTCGAGGCGGCCGAGCAATGCGGCGCCACCTTCGTGCCTGAGGTGGCCGACTTGCAGCGGCTCGACCGGATGCTCGCCGACTGGGACGGTCGCCGCCTGCTCTTCTGCGACGAATCCGCGGTCGGGGGCGGCACGGACTACGCCGCCGCGCTGACCGGCGATCCCGCGCCCTGGGCGGTGCTGATCGGCCCCGAGGGCGGGTTCTCCGAGCCCGAGCGGAAGAAGCTGCACGGAATGGAGCAGGCGACGGCTATCGCGCTCGGCCCGCGCATCCTGCGCGCAGACACGGCGGCGGTGGCGGCGCTGACGCTCTGGCAGGCGCATTGCGGGGACTGGAGATGA
- a CDS encoding glycosyltransferase: protein MLRIAHLHDAQAACDVSRYLGFLGENALLGATASHRAVAVPRYAAGAARLAADVIVSHLPLSVKSLPGLAALRARHPRATLVHVEHIHCEGTTVTARHRGHRRTVLRTGYALFDHVIALSPAQADWMRRHALVAAGQLSVIPTFAQLDAFAALAAPEGPVRRIGAIGALTRQSGFDILIEAFGFVSDPDARLDIYGDGPWRAELRAMARSDTRVRLHGRSTRLAALRPSDAIAMPSRWQPSALAAHEARAAGRRLLHSGRDGLAEVSGRGSVMVSDMSVAAWSRALSDVLAEPAPAPRASLEAPCEATVQGWQALLDRLASQPRSSSSTFATI from the coding sequence ATGCTTCGCATAGCCCATCTTCACGACGCCCAGGCCGCCTGCGACGTGTCCCGCTACCTCGGCTTTCTCGGCGAGAACGCGCTCCTCGGGGCGACCGCCTCGCACCGGGCGGTCGCGGTGCCGCGCTACGCCGCCGGGGCCGCCCGGCTCGCGGCCGACGTGATCGTGTCGCACCTGCCGCTGAGCGTGAAGTCCCTGCCCGGCCTCGCCGCGCTGCGCGCGCGCCATCCCCGCGCGACGCTGGTGCATGTCGAGCACATCCATTGCGAGGGCACCACCGTCACCGCCCGCCACCGCGGACACCGCCGCACCGTGCTGCGGACCGGCTACGCGCTCTTCGACCACGTGATCGCGCTGAGCCCGGCGCAGGCCGACTGGATGCGACGCCACGCGCTTGTCGCCGCCGGGCAGCTGTCGGTGATCCCGACCTTCGCGCAGCTCGACGCCTTCGCCGCGCTGGCCGCGCCCGAGGGTCCGGTGCGCCGCATCGGCGCGATCGGGGCGCTGACCCGCCAGAGCGGTTTCGACATCCTGATCGAGGCCTTCGGCTTCGTCTCCGACCCGGACGCGCGCCTCGACATCTACGGCGACGGACCGTGGCGCGCCGAGCTGCGCGCCATGGCCCGGAGCGACACCCGCGTCAGGCTGCACGGCCGGTCCACGCGCCTCGCCGCGCTGCGCCCCTCGGACGCCATCGCCATGCCGTCGCGCTGGCAGCCGAGCGCGCTTGCCGCGCACGAGGCCCGGGCCGCCGGGCGCCGCCTGCTGCATTCGGGCCGCGACGGGCTCGCCGAGGTGAGCGGACGCGGCAGCGTGATGGTCTCCGACATGTCGGTCGCCGCCTGGAGCCGCGCGCTCAGCGACGTGCTGGCCGAGCCCGCGCCTGCCCCGCGCGCGTCGCTCGAGGCGCCCTGCGAGGCGACGGTGCAGGGCTGGCAGGCGCTGCTCGACCGGCTCGCCAGCCAGCCGCGGAGCAGCAGCTCCACCTTCGCCACGATCTAG
- the ubiA gene encoding 4-hydroxybenzoate octaprenyltransferase: protein MTHPGAAPDPAGQVSDAVRGNWVDHRAPAWSRPYLRLSRADRPIGTWLLLLPCWWGLLLSMVADGRARWFDLWIFVGCGIGAFLMRGAGCTWNDITDRDFDGSVARTASRPIPSGQVSVKQALAWAVIQSLISCAILLTFPPMAILLGVISLAPVAVYPFAKRFTWWPQVFLGIAFNWGALLAWTAHSGSLGWPAVALYLSGMAWTLFYDTIYAHQDKEDDALIGVKSTARLFGDARTPAMLARFLVISVALMGVAVVLAAPHGEILKLVLLIAGPWAFGWHMMWQMRKLDVNDNAVLLRLFRANRDAGLLPVLFFATALLA, encoded by the coding sequence ATGACCCATCCCGGCGCAGCGCCAGATCCCGCAGGACAGGTTTCCGATGCCGTGCGCGGCAACTGGGTCGATCACCGCGCCCCGGCCTGGAGCCGCCCCTACCTGCGCCTGTCGCGCGCCGACCGGCCGATCGGCACCTGGCTTTTGCTGCTGCCCTGCTGGTGGGGCCTGCTGCTGTCGATGGTGGCGGACGGGCGGGCGCGCTGGTTCGACCTCTGGATCTTCGTCGGCTGCGGCATCGGCGCCTTCCTGATGCGCGGCGCGGGCTGCACCTGGAACGACATCACCGACCGCGACTTCGACGGCAGCGTCGCACGCACCGCCTCGCGCCCGATCCCCTCGGGGCAGGTGAGCGTGAAGCAGGCGCTGGCCTGGGCGGTGATCCAGTCGCTGATCTCCTGCGCCATCCTGCTGACCTTCCCGCCGATGGCGATCCTTCTGGGGGTGATCTCGCTGGCGCCGGTGGCGGTCTATCCCTTTGCAAAGCGCTTCACCTGGTGGCCGCAGGTCTTCCTCGGCATCGCCTTCAACTGGGGCGCGCTGCTGGCCTGGACCGCGCACAGCGGCAGCCTCGGCTGGCCCGCGGTGGCGCTGTATCTCTCGGGCATGGCCTGGACGCTGTTCTACGACACGATCTACGCCCACCAGGACAAGGAGGACGACGCGCTGATCGGGGTGAAGTCCACCGCCCGCCTCTTCGGCGACGCGCGCACCCCGGCGATGCTGGCGCGCTTCCTGGTGATCTCGGTCGCGCTGATGGGGGTCGCGGTGGTGCTGGCCGCGCCGCATGGCGAGATCCTGAAGCTCGTGCTGCTGATCGCCGGTCCCTGGGCCTTCGGCTGGCACATGATGTGGCAGATGCGGAAGCTCGACGTGAACGACAATGCCGTGCTGCTGCGGCTGTTTCGGGCCAACCGCGACGCCGGTCTGCTGCCCGTGCTGTTTTTCGCCACCGCCCTGTTGGCATGA
- a CDS encoding glycosyltransferase family 2 protein, protein MPRASIVVAASDGTALERTLRSLCAQTYPDFEIVVVDDGQAGDSAALAESIGDLRIRVLRQRTRGLAGARNTGIAAARGCFIGFCDAGDSWEPTKLAEHVSHLQARPAVGLSFSGSRTVTATGRRALLWQMPRQRRVGAAEIFRRNPVGAASNAVFRRGALLAMAFRPPQETERDWIFDETFRQCDALELWLRFALVTDWEIAAIPRPLSLCLVNDDASAQSVGKEIAAWERIVAKLSAQDRHFFGRHGKVARAYHLRHLARLAIVAGDAPSAGQLLRAALASSLRPLLEEPRATLSVCAALLVLSLAGSAALDRLSSLRNRSA, encoded by the coding sequence ATGCCCCGCGCCTCGATCGTCGTCGCCGCCAGCGACGGAACCGCACTGGAGCGGACGCTGCGCAGCCTCTGCGCGCAGACCTATCCCGATTTCGAGATCGTCGTCGTCGATGACGGCCAGGCCGGCGACAGCGCCGCGCTGGCCGAATCCATCGGCGACCTGCGCATCCGCGTCCTGCGCCAGCGCACCCGCGGCCTCGCCGGGGCGCGCAACACCGGCATCGCCGCCGCGCGCGGCTGCTTCATCGGCTTCTGCGACGCGGGCGACAGCTGGGAGCCCACCAAGCTTGCCGAGCACGTCAGCCACCTGCAGGCGCGGCCGGCGGTCGGCCTCAGCTTCTCCGGCTCGCGCACCGTCACCGCGACGGGCCGCCGCGCGCTCCTGTGGCAGATGCCGCGCCAGCGCCGCGTCGGCGCCGCCGAGATCTTCCGGCGCAACCCGGTCGGCGCCGCCTCGAACGCCGTCTTCCGCCGCGGCGCCCTGCTCGCCATGGCCTTCCGCCCGCCGCAAGAGACCGAGCGGGACTGGATCTTCGACGAGACCTTCCGGCAATGCGACGCGCTCGAGCTCTGGCTGCGCTTCGCGCTGGTCACCGACTGGGAGATTGCCGCGATCCCCCGCCCGCTGAGCCTGTGCCTGGTCAACGACGACGCCAGCGCGCAATCGGTCGGCAAGGAGATCGCCGCCTGGGAGCGCATCGTCGCCAAGCTTTCGGCGCAGGACAGGCATTTCTTCGGCCGCCACGGCAAGGTCGCGCGCGCCTACCACCTGCGCCACCTCGCCCGGCTCGCCATCGTCGCGGGCGACGCGCCCAGTGCCGGGCAGCTGCTGCGCGCGGCGCTGGCCTCGTCGCTGCGGCCGCTCCTCGAGGAGCCCCGCGCCACGCTTTCCGTCTGCGCCGCGCTGCTGGTCCTGTCCCTGGCAGGCAGCGCGGCCCTCGATCGCCTTTCGAGCCTGCGCAACAGGTCGGCCTGA
- a CDS encoding LysR family transcriptional regulator: MPGLPHLRAMQAFEAVGRCGSVRRAAEELGVSPGAISQQVRRIEEHLGVALLERRGRQLELTSWGRVYHAELSKGFAQLAHAGEALARARNSRGFVISSLTTVTNKWLGPRLFEWTVENPGAPVRLVGTEIEPDLTRDNVDFRLYFDDQPPHGQYTELFTDRIVPACAPALLQGRVLARPEEIFDYPLLQIVWMESFAAHQVPGWADWAAHCGVAPPPAPESAALTFALSSSAIDAAVSGRGFVLGQVAMIDEELASGRLVVPFDLRMPLSVPYGLAWDRASLEKPMGRALRDWLVAQGRRQAALCAG; this comes from the coding sequence ATGCCCGGATTGCCGCACCTGCGCGCCATGCAGGCCTTTGAAGCCGTCGGCCGCTGCGGCTCGGTGCGCCGCGCGGCGGAGGAACTGGGCGTCTCTCCGGGGGCGATCAGCCAGCAGGTGCGCCGGATCGAGGAGCATCTCGGGGTCGCCCTGCTGGAACGGCGCGGGCGGCAGCTCGAGCTGACCAGCTGGGGCCGCGTCTACCACGCCGAGCTGAGCAAGGGCTTCGCCCAGCTTGCCCATGCCGGCGAGGCGCTGGCGCGGGCGCGCAACAGCCGCGGCTTCGTGATCAGCTCGCTGACGACGGTCACCAACAAGTGGCTGGGGCCGCGGCTCTTCGAATGGACCGTCGAGAATCCCGGCGCGCCGGTGCGGCTGGTCGGCACCGAGATCGAGCCCGACCTCACCCGCGACAACGTCGACTTCCGGCTCTACTTCGACGACCAGCCACCGCATGGTCAGTATACCGAGCTGTTCACCGACCGCATCGTGCCCGCCTGCGCCCCCGCGCTGCTGCAGGGCCGGGTGCTGGCGCGGCCCGAGGAGATCTTCGACTACCCGCTGCTGCAGATCGTCTGGATGGAAAGCTTTGCCGCCCACCAGGTGCCGGGCTGGGCGGACTGGGCGGCGCATTGCGGCGTGGCGCCGCCACCTGCGCCGGAAAGCGCGGCACTGACCTTCGCGCTTTCGTCGAGCGCCATCGACGCGGCGGTCTCGGGGCGGGGATTCGTGCTGGGGCAGGTGGCGATGATCGACGAGGAACTGGCCAGCGGCCGGCTGGTGGTGCCGTTCGACCTGCGCATGCCGCTCTCGGTGCCCTATGGCCTCGCCTGGGACCGGGCCAGCCTCGAGAAACCCATGGGCCGCGCGCTGCGCGACTGGCTGGTGGCGCAGGGGCGGCGGCAGGCGGCGCTCTGCGCCGGCTGA
- a CDS encoding OmpA family protein has translation MRLSGYLIPASAFAAAAALCVGTAFFSMEMVETASRQDVADALLRDGQDWAEVDVNGLQVFLIGTAPDEAARFRAMTVAGSVVDSARVIDQMLVADAEEIEPPRFSMEILRNESGISIIGLVPGATDRERLLEVLSKMVSGDQQVADLLEEADFPKPEGWSAAVDYAGRALEDLPRSKISVSAGRVHIKAMTDSEAARREIERDLRRRLPRGLELSLELSAPRPVITPFTLRFLMDEEGLRFDACSADTEAARASILKAATDAGFEGNANCRLGLGVPSRRWGEAGALAIAAVQELGGGSVTFSNADVSLVALEGTDQALFDKVVGELDTALPQVFALHATLPQAPQETDQGPPEFTATLSPEGSVQLRGRINSDLARETADSLAKALFGSESVYTAARVAEGLPNGWSTRVLTGLEALGHLSNGALRVTPDLVRVSGNTGNQDANAEIAGLFSDKLGDGGEYEIDVTYQEKLDPELGIPTPEQCEAQIVELIGDRKISFEPGSANLDASAKDIMDELAELLKLCGDIPLEIQGHTDSQGREAMNESLSRDRAQSVLDALRNRRVLTSSYRVKGYGETLPIADNSTEEGREANRRIEFKLIRPEPTEEQPTALEQIEQEASPAADDEGAGEEGAAQDNDAAAEEAAQDEAGTAEAGMEGAEE, from the coding sequence ATGCGCCTTTCCGGCTATCTCATTCCGGCATCCGCCTTTGCTGCCGCCGCCGCGCTCTGTGTCGGGACCGCCTTCTTCTCGATGGAGATGGTCGAGACCGCCTCGCGGCAGGATGTCGCCGACGCGCTTCTGCGCGATGGGCAGGACTGGGCCGAGGTCGACGTGAACGGCTTGCAGGTGTTCCTGATCGGCACCGCGCCCGACGAGGCGGCGCGGTTCCGGGCGATGACCGTGGCGGGGTCCGTGGTGGATTCCGCCCGGGTGATCGACCAGATGCTCGTCGCCGATGCCGAGGAGATCGAGCCGCCGCGCTTCTCGATGGAAATCCTGCGCAACGAGTCGGGCATCTCGATCATCGGCCTCGTCCCCGGCGCCACCGACCGCGAGCGCCTGCTCGAGGTGCTCTCGAAGATGGTGAGCGGCGACCAGCAGGTCGCCGACCTGCTCGAGGAGGCGGATTTCCCCAAGCCCGAGGGCTGGAGCGCCGCCGTCGACTACGCCGGTCGCGCACTCGAGGACCTGCCGCGCTCGAAGATCTCCGTCTCGGCGGGGCGGGTGCACATCAAGGCGATGACCGACAGCGAGGCCGCCCGGCGCGAGATCGAGCGCGACCTGCGCCGCCGCCTGCCGCGCGGGCTCGAGCTGAGCCTCGAGCTCTCGGCGCCGCGCCCGGTGATCACCCCCTTCACGCTGCGCTTCCTGATGGACGAGGAGGGGCTGCGCTTCGACGCCTGCTCCGCCGACACCGAGGCGGCGCGCGCAAGCATCCTCAAGGCGGCGACGGATGCAGGCTTCGAGGGCAACGCCAATTGCCGCCTCGGCCTCGGCGTGCCCTCGCGCCGCTGGGGCGAGGCCGGCGCGCTGGCGATCGCCGCGGTGCAGGAACTGGGCGGCGGATCGGTCACCTTCTCCAACGCCGACGTCTCGCTGGTGGCGCTCGAGGGCACCGACCAGGCGCTCTTCGACAAGGTCGTGGGCGAGCTCGACACCGCGCTGCCGCAGGTCTTCGCCCTGCACGCGACCCTGCCGCAGGCACCGCAGGAGACCGACCAGGGCCCGCCCGAGTTCACCGCCACGCTCTCGCCCGAGGGCTCGGTGCAGCTGCGCGGCCGGATCAACTCGGACCTCGCGCGCGAGACCGCGGACAGCCTTGCCAAGGCGCTCTTCGGCTCGGAGAGCGTCTACACCGCCGCCCGCGTTGCCGAGGGGCTGCCGAACGGCTGGTCGACAAGGGTGCTGACCGGGCTCGAGGCGCTGGGGCACCTCAGCAACGGCGCGCTGCGGGTGACGCCGGATCTCGTGCGGGTCTCGGGCAACACCGGCAACCAGGACGCCAATGCCGAGATCGCCGGACTGTTCTCGGACAAGCTGGGCGATGGCGGCGAATACGAGATCGACGTCACCTACCAGGAAAAGCTCGACCCCGAGCTCGGCATCCCGACGCCCGAGCAGTGCGAGGCGCAGATCGTCGAGCTGATCGGCGACCGCAAGATCAGCTTCGAGCCCGGCTCGGCCAATCTCGACGCCTCGGCCAAGGACATCATGGACGAGCTCGCCGAGCTGCTGAAGCTCTGCGGCGACATCCCGCTCGAGATCCAGGGCCACACCGACAGCCAGGGCCGCGAGGCGATGAACGAGTCGCTCAGCCGCGACCGCGCGCAATCGGTTCTCGACGCGCTGCGCAACCGGCGCGTGCTGACATCCAGCTATCGTGTGAAAGGCTATGGCGAAACCCTGCCGATTGCGGATAACAGTACGGAAGAGGGCCGCGAGGCCAACCGCCGGATCGAGTTCAAGCTGATCCGTCCGGAGCCGACCGAGGAACAGCCGACCGCGCTCGAGCAGATCGAGCAGGAGGCCAGCCCGGCGGCAGACGACGAGGGTGCCGGGGAGGAGGGCGCCGCACAGGATAACGACGCCGCGGCTGAAGAAGCGGCGCAGGACGAGGCAGGCACGGCCGAGGCTGGCATGGAAGGGGCAGAAGAATGA